The Dioscorea cayenensis subsp. rotundata cultivar TDr96_F1 chromosome 7, TDr96_F1_v2_PseudoChromosome.rev07_lg8_w22 25.fasta, whole genome shotgun sequence genome includes a region encoding these proteins:
- the LOC120265779 gene encoding probable histone-arginine methyltransferase 1.4 has translation MAEFAGVSVSDISASASGQQPFVAAACFDPGQLRLRLPDSVEIRFDLKTAQVLRLSAVALLFVTGESKSGNEDKNSFSRALKFEFGTENESRDFCSAVEKCRHGKINGTSEGMNLFKVAVFFE, from the exons ATGGCGGAGTTTGCCGGCGTCTCCGTCTCCGACATCTCCGCCTCGGCCTCGGGCCAACAACCTTTTGTTGCTGCTGCTTGCTTCGACCCTGGCCAGTTGCGGCTTCGACTACCGGACTCCGTCGAGATCCGGTTCGATCTCAAGACAGCCCAG gTTTTGAGATTGAGCGCTGTGGCGTTGCTCTTTGTCACGGGGGAATCGAAGAGTGGGAATGAAGATAAG AATTCTTTCTCGAGAGCATTAAAGTTTGAGTTTGGCACGGAGAATGAGAGCCGAGATTTTTGTTCTGCTGTTGAGAAGTGCAGACATGGTAAGATCAATGGCACATCTGAGggtatgaatttatttaaagtTGCAGTCTTTTTTGAGTAG
- the LOC120264986 gene encoding uncharacterized mitochondrial protein AtMg00810-like, producing MKKELESIEKNNTWILTELPSSQKPIGLKWVYKLKKDSDGHIIKHKARLVAKGYVQRQGIDFDEVFAPSLQKLDTVRVILALTANRELEGSNNEEVERFKEQMMMEFEMSDLGLLSYYLGIEVEQQKDRIQLKQSAYAKKVLSQFEMTDCNAAKYPMETKMQLHKDLEGTPVDCTEYRKIIGYLRYLLHTWPDLSYAVGMASRYMERPTVIHHKVVKQILRYLRGTIHFGLVYMKGHQEVSISGFSDSDLAGDQDGRRSTTGMAFYFNGNLISWNSQKQKTVALSSCEAEFMAATAAACQALWLRNLVGELTRTDLKPVILFVDNKSAIALMKNPVFHGRSKHIETRFHFIRECVERGQIVVEFVNTGEQRADALTKALSVVKLAAMRQLLGVRDLDTCQD from the exons ATGAAGAAGGAGCTAGAGTCCATTGAGAAGAACAATACGTGGATCCTAACCGAGCTCCCATCGAGTCAAAAACCCATTGGCCTAAAATGGGTGTACAAATTGAAGAAAGATTCAGATGGACATATCATCAAACACAAAGCAAGGTTGGTGGCTAAAGGTTATGTACAAAGGCAAGGTATCGACTTCGATGAAGTGTTCGCTCCGAGTTTGCAAAAACTTGACACCGTTCGAGTCATTCTTGCACTTACCGCAAATCGGGAGCTGGAAG GAAgtaacaatgaagaagttgagaGATTCAAAGAGCAAATGATGATGGAATTTGAGATGAGTGATTTGGGACTTCTTTCCTATTACTTGGGGATTGAAGTAGAGCAGCAGAAGGATCGGATACAACTCAAACAATCAGCTTACGCCAAGAAAGTCTTGTCTCAATTTGAAATGACGGATTGCAATGCAGCAAAGTACCCGATGGAAACCAAGATGCAGTTGCACAAGGACCTGGAAGGTACACCCGTTGATTGCACAGAATATAGAAAAATCATTGGCTATCTCAGATATCTCTTGCATACATGGCCGGACTTGTCATATGCCGTTGGGATGGCGAGCAGGTATATGGAGAGACCTACAGTCATACATCACAAAGTGGTTAAGCAGATCCTAAGATACTTAAGGGGAACAATTCATTTTGGACTGGTTTATATGAAGGGACATCAAGAGGTTAGCATCTCTGGGTTCTCGGATAGCGATTTGGCAGGAGATCAGGATGGGAGAAGAAGCACAACTGGTATGGCCTTCTATTTCAATGGAAATCTGATATCCTGGaattctcaaaaacaaaaaacagtgGCGCTATCATCATGCGAAGCTGAGTTCATGGCGGCCACAGCAGCAGCTTGCCAGGCTCTTTGGTTGAGGAACCTTGTTGGTGAATTAACAAGGACAGATCTAAAGCCAGTGATCTTGTTTGTTGATAACAAATCTGCCATTGCTCTCATGAAAAATCCTGTATTTCATGGACGAAGCAAGCACATAGAAACAAGATTTCATTTTATTAGAGAGTGTGTGGAGAGAGGACAGATTGTGGTAGAATTTGTAAACACCGGTGAACAGCGTGCCGATGCACTGACGAAAGCTTTGTCAGTAGTGAAGTTAGCTGCTATGCGTCAACTACTTGGTGTCCGTGATCTGGATACATGTCAGGATTAG
- the LOC120265778 gene encoding LOW QUALITY PROTEIN: probable histone-arginine methyltransferase CARM1 (The sequence of the model RefSeq protein was modified relative to this genomic sequence to represent the inferred CDS: inserted 1 base in 1 codon), producing MHLKLIDGNPSLRERITVVKGKVEEIDLPEKADILISEPMGTLLVNERMLESYVIARDRFLVSNGKMFPSIGRIHMAPFSDEYLYVEIANKALFWLWQQNYYGVNLTSLYGSAFXGYFSQPVVDAFDPRLLVSQPTFHTLNFTNMKEEELYEIDIPLNYTATVGTRVHGLACWFDVLFDGSSVQRWLSTAPGSPTTHWYQLRCVLSQPLYVMAGQEITGRLLLVAHSAQSYTINLTMSVKMWGPGAEQGGILQTSTGKLDLKEPYYRLSQPQPYAWAQDQQQPQQQISSLDLSPQIQDAVDPALMQQSSPNSTAL from the exons ATGCACCTAAAACTAATTGATGGGAATCCATCATTGAGAGAGCGGATCACG GTTGTCAAAGGTAAAGTTGAAGAAATTGACTTACCTGAGAAAGCAGATATTCTCATTTCTGAACCAATGG GCACATTGTTGGTCAATGAAAGGATGCTCGAGTCATATGTGATTGCAAGAGATAGGTTTCTTGTTTCAAATGGGAAAATGTTTCCTTCGATTGGGAG GATACACATGGCCCCATTTAGTGATGAATATCTTTATGTCGAAATCGCAAATAAG GCTCTTTTCTGGCTTTGGCAACAGAACTACTATGGGGTTAATCTTACATCATTATATGGATCTGCTT CAGGATATTTTTCTCAG CCTGTGGTTGATGCTTTTGATCCAAGGTTACTGGTATCTCAACCTACTTTCCACACACTGAACTTTACTAACATGAAG GAAGAAGAACTATATGAAATTGACATCCCATTGAATTATACAGCCACCGTTGGTACGAGGGTTCATGGACTAGCTTGCTGGTTTGATGTCTTGTTTGATGGGAG TTCTGTTCAAAGATGGCTTTCTACGGCACCAGGATCCCCAACAACTCACTGGTATCAATTACGTTGTGTGCTCTCCCAACCTTTATATGTTATGGCTGGGCAGGAAATCACAGGACGGCTACTCCTGGTAGCTCATAGTGCTCAGAGCTACACCATTAACCTGACTATGTCAG TCAAAATGTGGGGGCCTGGAGCTGAACAAGGTGGTATACTACAGACATCTACTGGCAAGCTTGATCTCAAAGAGCCATACTATCGATTGTCCCAACCACAACCGTATGCCTGGGCGCAAGATCAACAACAGCCTCAGCAACAGATTTCATCTCTG GATCTCTCTCCTCAAATTCAGGATGCTGTAGACCCAGCCTTAATGCAACAATCCTCACCAAATTCGACCGCCTTATGA
- the LOC120264988 gene encoding uncharacterized protein LOC120264988 — protein MKENETVDEFAGKLSTISSKFSILGDTLEDSTLVKKLLDSVPDKYFPVVAGIEQFYDLDTMAFEEAVGRLKAFEERAVRLRNNASNTDGQLLLTQAEWQARQRGTITDTSSGGRGRGFRNPDHGRGHGRWRGRGHSGYSAPRQENTGGSTSGAVNGTRDKSHIKCFKCERMGHYASECHGKRHDDEAHLTRTVDEEPALLLTMSQGGCALGRGVAGMLHCSTKKDHRRDRHHDTKKEENEDLWYLDNGASNHMTGHRAKFQELNEAVTGRVKLGDGSTVQIMDKGTVMFACKNGDQKALHEVYYIPKLCNNIISLGQMTEDGNEVLMAGDTAKVFDKSGKLLMSVKRTQHRRQKHQVCLHHH, from the coding sequence ATGAAGGAGAATGAGACAGTTGATGAGTTCGCCGGCAAACTAAGCACCATATCCAGTAAATTTTCCATCCTCGGAGACACACTTGAAGACTCCACCCTTGTCAAGAAGTTACTCGATTCCGTCCCCGACAAATATTTCCCTGTTGTCGCCGGGATCGAGCAGTTCTATGATCTCGACACCATGGCATTTGAGGAGGCGGTAGGGAGACTGAAAGCATTTGAGGAACGAGCAGTGAGGCTGCGTAACAACGCCAGCAACACAGATGGCCAGCTCTTGCTCACTCAGGCCGAGTGGCAGGCGCGGCAAAGAGGGACCATCACGGATACTTCATCAGGAGGAAGGGGCCGTGGCTTTAGAAATCCTGATCATGGAAGAGGGCATGGACGGTGGCGCGGTCGTGGCCACAGCGGTTATAGTGCCCCACGTCAAGAAAATACAGGAGGAAGCACTAGCGGTGCCGTAAATGGCACTCGTGACAAGAGTCACATAAAATGCTTCAAGTGCGAGAGAATGGGCCATTATGCATCTGAGTGTCATGGCAAGCGGCACGACGATGAAGCTCATCTTACCCGCACCGTCGATGAAGAGCCTGCACTGTTATTAACCATGTCCCAAGGGGGATGCGCACTCGGGCGGGGAGTGGCGGGGATGTTGCATTGCTCAACGAAGAAAGATCATCGGCGAGATAGGCACCATGATACTAAGAAGGAAGAAAATGAGGATCTCTGGTATCTTGACAATGGTGCTAGTAATCACATGACTGGTCATCGTGCCAAGTTTCAAGAATTGAATGAAGCTGTCACCGGGAGGGTGAAGCTCGGCGACGGGTCAACAGTCCAGATCATGGACAAGGGAACAGTCATGTTTGCCTGCAAGAACGGTGATCAGAAGGCTCTCCATGAGGTATACTACATTCCAAAGCTTTGTAATAACATTATAAGCCTTGGGCAGATGACAGAAGATGGGAATGAAGTGCTCATGGCGGGTGACACCGCGAAGGTCTTTGACAAGAGCGGGAAGCTCCTAATGTCAGTGAAACGGACACAACACCGACGACAGAAACATCAAGTTTGTCTACACCACCATTGA